The following proteins are co-located in the Bacteroidales bacterium genome:
- the uvrA gene encoding excinuclease ABC subunit UvrA, whose amino-acid sequence MQGSIEIKGARVHNLKNVSLNIPRNKLVVITGVSGSGKSSLAFDTIYAEGQRRYVESLSAYARQFLGRMNKPEVDFINGIPPAIAIEQKVNSRNPRSTVGTSTEIYDYMRLLFARIGRTYSPVSGKEVKKHSADDIVDYLAALPVGTKVIITSSGEIPANIEASEYFSFLAKQGFNRIESGGELIKTDEIKSFRNYKPGSQINIVVDRLVISHEADNFSRAAESAQTAFQTGKGYCQVVILDDNGVRRESFSNIFEEDGILFEEPSEFLFSFNNPIGACPVCEGYSKIIGIDENLVIPNQNLSVYEDAIVCWKGETMKKWKERLIANAEQFDFPIHKPYYQLTDEQRTLLWKGNKYFYGLNRFFEHLEEKKFKIQYRVLLSRYRGKTTCPECKGSRLKKEAGYVKVAGKTIQDLVSVPVGKLYDIITTLEFDETDAKVADRLIKEISVRLRFLIDVGLPYLTLDRLSATLSGGESQRINLSTSLGSNLVGSMYILDEPSIGLHPRDTNLLIKVLKQLRDFGNSVIVVEHEEEIIRAADQIIDLGPEAGRLGGEIVYQGGLNLTTSNKSLTAGYLSGRLTVPVPKGRRKWNSYVEIKGARENNLKNIDVKFPLHTITAVTGVSGSGKSSLISDILYKVLSSKINGTNLKPGQFSDISGDVAGLTGIELVDQNPIGRSSRSNPVTYLKAYDEIRKLYSEQQASVQNNFKASHFSFNIEGGRCEECQGEGIIRVEMQFMADVELTCENCKGMRFRKDILEVRYHGKNIYDMLEMTIDDAIDFFNSHPGKSEKRITDKLKPLSDVGLGYIKMGQSSSTLSGGESQRVKLAYFLSQEKGSGHILFIFDEPTTGLHFHDINKLLKSINALVDHGHSVILIEHNQEVIKCSDWVIDLGPEGGEKGGYLVFEGKPEDLAKCKESYTGRYLAPKL is encoded by the coding sequence ATGCAGGGGAGTATTGAAATAAAGGGGGCCAGGGTACATAATCTTAAAAATGTAAGTCTCAATATACCAAGAAATAAGCTTGTAGTAATTACAGGAGTGTCGGGTTCAGGTAAATCATCTCTTGCGTTTGATACAATCTATGCGGAAGGGCAAAGAAGATATGTAGAGAGCTTGTCAGCATATGCCCGTCAGTTCCTTGGAAGAATGAACAAGCCGGAAGTTGACTTCATAAACGGGATCCCTCCCGCTATAGCTATAGAACAGAAAGTAAATTCACGAAATCCCAGGTCAACAGTTGGAACCTCCACAGAGATTTATGACTACATGCGCCTGCTTTTTGCCAGGATCGGCCGCACATATTCTCCTGTCTCAGGGAAAGAGGTAAAAAAACACAGTGCTGACGATATCGTTGATTACCTGGCAGCACTCCCTGTAGGAACAAAGGTAATTATTACTTCATCTGGGGAAATACCGGCCAATATTGAAGCCTCAGAATACTTTTCTTTCCTGGCTAAACAGGGATTTAACAGGATCGAATCAGGAGGTGAACTAATAAAAACAGATGAAATTAAATCATTCAGGAATTACAAACCCGGCAGTCAGATAAACATTGTTGTCGACCGCCTGGTTATTAGTCACGAAGCAGATAATTTCAGCAGGGCAGCTGAATCGGCCCAGACTGCTTTTCAAACAGGAAAGGGGTATTGCCAGGTTGTCATTCTTGATGATAATGGAGTAAGAAGAGAAAGTTTTTCCAATATTTTTGAAGAAGACGGAATCCTTTTTGAAGAACCCTCTGAGTTTCTGTTCAGCTTTAATAATCCGATTGGTGCATGCCCTGTATGTGAAGGATATAGTAAGATCATAGGCATAGATGAGAATCTTGTTATTCCTAATCAGAACCTCTCGGTTTATGAAGATGCAATTGTATGCTGGAAAGGTGAAACAATGAAGAAATGGAAAGAGAGGCTGATTGCAAATGCTGAACAATTCGACTTTCCCATTCATAAACCGTATTATCAGCTCACCGATGAACAGAGAACTCTCTTATGGAAGGGGAACAAATATTTTTATGGTCTTAACCGTTTCTTTGAACATCTTGAAGAGAAAAAATTTAAGATTCAGTACAGGGTCCTTCTTAGCCGCTATCGCGGCAAAACAACCTGTCCGGAATGCAAAGGATCCAGACTTAAAAAAGAGGCAGGGTATGTCAAGGTAGCCGGGAAGACTATTCAGGATCTGGTTTCTGTTCCTGTCGGGAAACTGTACGATATAATTACAACACTTGAATTTGATGAGACAGATGCAAAAGTTGCAGACCGGCTTATCAAAGAGATCTCAGTAAGACTCAGGTTCCTTATCGATGTGGGACTCCCCTATCTAACACTCGACAGACTTTCAGCAACATTATCCGGAGGCGAGTCTCAGCGAATTAATCTTTCAACATCGCTGGGAAGCAACCTTGTGGGATCGATGTACATTCTCGATGAGCCAAGCATAGGACTCCATCCCCGCGATACTAACCTGCTTATTAAGGTACTCAAACAGCTGCGCGACTTTGGCAATTCGGTTATTGTTGTGGAACACGAAGAAGAGATAATCAGGGCTGCCGACCAGATTATTGATCTTGGACCGGAAGCAGGCAGGCTAGGCGGAGAGATAGTTTATCAGGGCGGACTAAATCTGACTACATCAAACAAATCTCTGACAGCAGGTTACCTCAGCGGAAGACTTACCGTACCTGTTCCAAAAGGGAGGAGGAAATGGAACAGTTACGTTGAGATAAAAGGAGCTCGCGAGAATAACCTGAAGAATATTGATGTTAAATTTCCCCTTCATACAATAACTGCAGTAACAGGTGTAAGCGGTTCAGGTAAATCGAGTCTGATCTCAGACATATTATATAAGGTACTCTCCTCGAAAATAAATGGAACAAATTTAAAACCTGGTCAGTTCAGTGATATTTCAGGCGATGTTGCCGGACTCACAGGTATTGAACTGGTAGATCAGAATCCCATTGGAAGATCGAGCAGGTCAAATCCGGTAACCTACCTGAAAGCTTATGATGAAATAAGAAAACTCTATTCCGAGCAACAGGCATCGGTGCAGAATAATTTTAAGGCATCACACTTCTCATTCAATATTGAAGGAGGAAGGTGTGAAGAGTGTCAGGGTGAAGGTATCATTAGAGTAGAGATGCAGTTTATGGCCGATGTTGAACTGACATGCGAAAACTGTAAAGGAATGAGATTCAGAAAAGACATCCTGGAGGTAAGGTACCATGGAAAGAATATTTATGATATGCTTGAGATGACAATTGACGATGCAATTGATTTTTTCAACTCACACCCCGGAAAAAGCGAAAAAAGAATCACCGATAAGCTCAAACCTCTTTCGGACGTAGGTTTGGGATATATAAAGATGGGACAATCGTCAAGCACTCTTTCAGGCGGCGAAAGTCAGAGGGTGAAGCTAGCCTACTTTCTAAGCCAGGAAAAGGGCAGCGGTCATATACTCTTTATCTTCGACGAACCAACAACAGGATTGCACTTTCATGATATAAACAAACTCCTGAAATCAATAAATGCACTGGTTGATCATGGTCATTCAGTGATACTTATTGAACATAATCAGGAGGTAATCAAGTGTTCAGACTGGGTAATTGACCTTGGACCAGAGGGTGGTGAAAAAGGTGGCTATCTTGTCTTTGAAGGGAAACCGGAAGATCTGGCTAAATGTAAGGAATCCTATACGGGTCGTTATCTGGCACCTAAATTGTGA
- a CDS encoding metallophosphoesterase family protein — MKIGLLSDTHGWIHPSLFEHFKECDEIWHAGDIGNIETADRLAEFKPLRAVFGNIDDAVVRKVYKENLKFKVEGVKVWITHIGGTPGHYDPRVRSSVYADPPDIFICGHSHIAKVMHDPKGGFLYINPGAAGYNGFHKFMTAIRFQIDDAKIHDLELIEMGERGKAVI; from the coding sequence ATGAAAATTGGCCTGCTCTCTGATACTCATGGGTGGATACACCCCAGTCTCTTTGAACATTTTAAGGAATGCGATGAGATCTGGCATGCAGGTGATATTGGAAATATTGAGACGGCCGACAGGTTGGCTGAGTTCAAACCATTGAGGGCTGTATTTGGCAATATAGATGATGCAGTTGTCAGAAAAGTTTATAAAGAGAACCTGAAGTTTAAAGTTGAAGGAGTAAAAGTGTGGATAACTCATATTGGAGGCACTCCCGGCCACTATGATCCACGGGTAAGAAGTTCAGTTTATGCAGATCCTCCGGATATTTTTATCTGCGGACACTCTCATATCGCAAAGGTTATGCACGATCCAAAGGGCGGATTTCTCTATATCAATCCGGGTGCAGCGGGATATAACGGTTTTCATAAATTCATGACTGCAATCAGATTTCAGATCGATGATGCAAAGATTCACGATCTTGAACTGATAGAGATGGGAGAGAGAGGAAAGGCTGTTATCTGA
- a CDS encoding sigma-70 family RNA polymerase sigma factor, whose amino-acid sequence MNKTISDYDLILRFIKGEQSCFEQLIHRHKNKVFAYISLYIRDQALAEDIFQDTFLKVIQSVKAGKYSDNGKFLSWVMRIAHNLIIDHFRRIKQMNTISNDNYESDLFNSKRFAEDNVEDDMIKRQIHLDVRKMITQLPDDQREVVILRHYAGLSFKEIADITDVSINTALGRMRYALINMRKLMEEKKISLTVN is encoded by the coding sequence ATGAATAAAACGATTTCCGATTATGATCTGATACTCAGATTCATAAAAGGTGAGCAGTCATGTTTTGAACAGCTAATCCACCGACATAAGAACAAAGTTTTCGCTTATATAAGTCTTTATATACGCGATCAGGCTCTTGCTGAAGATATCTTCCAGGATACCTTCCTTAAGGTAATTCAGTCTGTAAAAGCAGGAAAATACTCCGATAACGGAAAATTCCTCTCATGGGTTATGCGGATAGCGCATAATCTAATCATCGATCATTTCAGAAGGATTAAACAGATGAATACCATCTCAAACGATAATTATGAATCGGACCTTTTTAATTCGAAAAGGTTCGCGGAGGACAATGTTGAGGATGATATGATAAAACGGCAGATTCATCTTGATGTCAGAAAAATGATAACCCAGCTTCCCGATGATCAGCGCGAAGTTGTCATTCTGAGGCATTATGCAGGATTAAGTTTTAAAGAAATTGCTGATATCACTGATGTAAGCATCAATACAGCACTCGGAAGGATGAGATATGCTCTCATCAACATGAGAAAGCTGATGGAGGAGAAGAAGATTAGTCTGACAGTGAATTAA
- a CDS encoding DoxX family protein — protein MRILKIVARIIVGLTFIFSGFVKAVDPFGSAYKFHDYFQAFDLGFLKSLSLPLAILLCTAEFIAGFAVLSGIRQKTGIWVVILLMAIFTPLTFILALTNPVSDCGCFGDAIHLTNWQTFWKNIVIVSFAIVLFANRKLMKSLFKSSAEWAIISAIILLFTLFSFYNLRYLPVIDFLPYKTGVKIADKMIMPEGVAADEYHTTFIYEKDGIQKEFELSNYPANDTTWHFIDQKSVLVKKGYQPPIHDFVISSATGDDLTQKILSEKGYSVLMVTKKLAEAGEDHLSDGFEFGRFCIVNGIGFYILTSSGSDEVKSYENGLQFCSADETTLKTMVRSNPGYLLLRDGTIIGKWSWANLPSNEWFEKLTSESK, from the coding sequence ATGAGGATATTAAAAATAGTTGCCAGGATTATTGTTGGACTCACATTCATCTTCTCGGGTTTTGTTAAAGCAGTTGACCCGTTTGGATCAGCTTATAAATTCCATGATTATTTTCAGGCCTTTGACCTCGGATTCCTAAAATCACTAAGCCTGCCGCTGGCAATCCTGCTATGCACCGCCGAATTCATCGCAGGTTTTGCGGTGCTGTCAGGAATAAGACAGAAAACCGGTATCTGGGTTGTGATTTTGCTTATGGCTATTTTCACTCCGCTTACTTTCATTCTTGCACTAACAAACCCTGTCTCCGACTGTGGCTGTTTCGGCGATGCAATACATCTTACCAACTGGCAGACTTTCTGGAAAAATATTGTTATTGTTTCGTTTGCCATCGTCTTATTCGCCAACAGGAAACTGATGAAAAGTCTCTTTAAATCATCAGCTGAATGGGCAATCATCTCAGCAATTATTTTACTTTTTACCTTGTTTTCTTTCTATAACCTAAGATATCTTCCTGTTATCGACTTTTTACCATATAAAACCGGAGTAAAAATAGCCGATAAGATGATAATGCCTGAAGGAGTGGCGGCAGATGAGTATCATACAACTTTCATATATGAGAAGGACGGCATACAAAAAGAATTTGAGCTCAGCAATTATCCCGCAAACGACACAACATGGCACTTCATTGATCAGAAATCTGTACTGGTGAAAAAAGGATATCAGCCCCCCATTCATGATTTTGTAATTTCTTCGGCAACCGGTGATGACCTGACCCAGAAAATATTATCAGAAAAGGGATACTCAGTATTGATGGTAACAAAAAAACTGGCAGAAGCAGGAGAAGATCATTTGTCAGATGGATTTGAGTTCGGAAGATTCTGTATTGTAAACGGAATAGGATTTTACATACTTACTTCTTCAGGCTCTGATGAGGTAAAAAGCTATGAGAACGGATTACAATTCTGTTCAGCTGACGAGACAACTCTGAAGACAATGGTCAGATCTAATCCGGGCTATTTGCTGCTTAGAGATGGTACAATAATAGGTAAATGGTCATGGGCTAATCTCCCCTCGAACGAATGGTTTGAAAAATTAACAAGTGAAAGTAAATAA
- a CDS encoding triose-phosphate isomerase, whose product MRKKIVAGNWKMNMNLAEGLKFAGTIDKHFKENPAGKAQVILCTPFIHLAGVAEILKHGKVALGAQNCAAEASGAYTGEVSAYMVKSTGAEYVIIGHSERRSYYHEDDKLLNKKTLLAINAGLKVIFCCGEVLSERESEKHFLIVRRQLEEGLFTLTEEQMDMIVIAYEPVWAIGTGLTATPDQAQEMHKYIRDLVKEKYSNECAKKVPILYGGSCKPSNAAEIFSNPDVDGGLIGGAALKKEDFAGIVDALKYAQVGGGGRGENWGKIKINLMISVCQESK is encoded by the coding sequence ATGAGAAAGAAGATTGTTGCAGGGAACTGGAAAATGAACATGAACCTTGCTGAAGGGTTGAAATTTGCAGGTACTATTGACAAGCATTTTAAAGAGAATCCTGCCGGTAAGGCACAGGTAATTTTATGCACACCATTTATTCATCTTGCAGGGGTGGCTGAAATTCTTAAGCATGGAAAGGTAGCTCTGGGAGCACAGAATTGTGCCGCAGAAGCATCAGGTGCCTATACCGGAGAAGTTTCAGCATATATGGTTAAGAGTACCGGTGCAGAATATGTTATTATCGGACATTCTGAAAGAAGATCATATTACCACGAGGATGATAAGCTGCTGAATAAGAAGACACTGCTGGCTATCAACGCCGGTTTGAAAGTAATATTCTGCTGCGGTGAGGTATTAAGCGAAAGGGAGTCGGAAAAACATTTTCTCATTGTTAGGAGACAACTTGAAGAGGGCCTTTTCACCCTTACAGAAGAACAGATGGATATGATAGTTATTGCTTACGAACCCGTCTGGGCTATTGGTACAGGACTAACAGCAACACCCGACCAGGCACAGGAGATGCACAAATATATTCGCGATCTCGTTAAAGAAAAATACAGCAACGAATGTGCAAAAAAAGTTCCGATACTGTATGGAGGAAGCTGCAAGCCATCAAATGCTGCTGAGATCTTTTCAAATCCTGATGTTGACGGTGGCCTTATCGGAGGCGCAGCACTCAAGAAGGAGGATTTTGCAGGTATAGTGGATGCATTGAAATATGCCCAAGTGGGGGGGGGGGGGAGGGGCGAAAACTGGGGAAAGATAAAAATTAATCTAATGATATCTGTATGTCAGGAAAGCAAATAG
- a CDS encoding 16S rRNA (uracil(1498)-N(3))-methyltransferase, with amino-acid sequence MQIFYAPDISGDKYTLDENESKHIIRVLRMKKGTTVKLIDGKGNLYEGVIDNPNQKHCTIAITGITRDFEKRNYKLHIAISPLKNPERFEWFIEKSVEIGVDEITPVICRNTEKQSIKKERINNIIISAMKQSLKATSTILNEPVTFNEFLTAKADGKFLIAHCNESFTRLKITDVCSKNDNAIILIGPEGDFSEEEIIKASDKGFSNIHLGPSRLRTETAGVAACHSIYFINQ; translated from the coding sequence ATGCAGATATTCTATGCTCCTGATATTTCAGGAGACAAATACACCCTTGATGAAAATGAATCAAAGCATATCATAAGGGTTTTAAGAATGAAAAAGGGAACTACTGTAAAGTTGATTGATGGAAAAGGCAATCTCTATGAAGGAGTTATTGATAATCCCAATCAAAAGCATTGCACAATAGCAATAACAGGAATTACCAGGGATTTCGAAAAACGGAATTACAAACTTCATATAGCTATTTCCCCGCTGAAAAACCCTGAAAGGTTTGAATGGTTCATTGAAAAAAGTGTTGAGATTGGAGTTGATGAGATAACCCCTGTAATCTGCAGAAATACTGAGAAACAGAGCATTAAGAAAGAACGGATAAATAATATTATCATCTCAGCAATGAAACAGTCGCTTAAAGCTACAAGTACAATATTGAACGAACCTGTTACATTCAATGAATTCCTTACCGCAAAAGCTGATGGCAAATTTTTGATTGCTCATTGTAATGAATCATTCACAAGACTCAAGATAACTGATGTATGCTCAAAGAATGATAATGCAATTATTCTTATTGGTCCTGAAGGCGATTTCAGTGAAGAAGAAATAATTAAAGCTTCAGATAAAGGATTTTCAAATATTCATCTTGGCCCGAGCCGTCTGAGAACAGAAACGGCAGGTGTTGCCGCCTGCCATTCCATATACTTTATAAATCAGTAA
- a CDS encoding dihydroorotate dehydrogenase-like protein, with amino-acid sequence MEKLTTNYLGLRLKSPVILSSSRLTSTVEGLLEAEENGAGAVVLKSLFEEQIMYHVNSLPSSTGYPEADDYITYYTKSHSVDEYLALVKNAKKKLTIPVIPSINCFSSEGWIDFAGIIAESGADALEINMFFMPVNRKISSADSEKVYFELIEKLKNKVKIPLVLKIGSRFSNILYMVDQFYMRGVEGVVMFNRFYEPDIDVKKLEIVPASIFSKSEERRDVLRWIAMTSAQDIKINISASTGVHSGDDVVRYLLAGADTVQVCSVLYQKGIGYLKQLNLELSDWMTKNNFKNTDEFRGKLNWVNYEKPTVFERTQFMKYFSSVD; translated from the coding sequence ATGGAAAAGCTTACAACAAATTATCTGGGACTTAGATTAAAAAGTCCGGTTATTCTTAGCAGCAGCAGGCTTACTTCAACAGTTGAGGGACTGCTTGAAGCAGAGGAAAATGGTGCAGGTGCAGTGGTACTCAAGTCGCTTTTTGAGGAGCAGATCATGTATCATGTAAACAGTCTGCCATCGTCAACCGGTTACCCTGAAGCTGATGATTATATTACGTATTATACTAAATCACATTCTGTTGATGAATATCTGGCACTTGTTAAAAATGCAAAGAAGAAGCTAACCATTCCCGTTATCCCAAGTATCAACTGTTTTTCATCGGAGGGGTGGATCGATTTTGCCGGAATTATCGCAGAATCGGGTGCTGATGCCCTTGAGATTAACATGTTTTTCATGCCGGTCAACAGAAAAATATCATCCGCAGATTCAGAAAAAGTATATTTTGAACTAATCGAGAAGCTTAAAAACAAAGTTAAAATCCCGCTTGTATTGAAGATCGGTTCAAGGTTCTCGAATATTCTGTATATGGTTGATCAGTTCTATATGAGAGGTGTTGAAGGAGTTGTAATGTTTAACCGGTTTTATGAACCTGATATTGATGTTAAGAAACTTGAGATAGTACCTGCTTCTATTTTCAGCAAGAGTGAAGAAAGAAGGGATGTGCTGAGGTGGATCGCCATGACGAGTGCCCAGGATATTAAGATTAATATCTCGGCATCGACAGGTGTGCATAGCGGTGATGATGTTGTCAGATACCTTCTGGCGGGAGCTGATACAGTTCAGGTGTGCTCTGTATTATATCAGAAAGGGATCGGATATCTTAAGCAGCTGAATCTGGAATTAAGTGACTGGATGACGAAAAACAATTTTAAGAACACAGATGAATTCAGAGGTAAACTAAACTGGGTAAACTACGAAAAGCCTACTGTTTTTGAAAGGACGCAGTTTATGAAATATTTTTCTTCAGTAGATTAA
- a CDS encoding Arc family DNA-binding protein, producing MSEKKPFVLRIDPEKLKALEKWAADEFRSTNGQIEYILDQALKKAGRLKIKSENTKVEEDDKTS from the coding sequence ATGAGTGAGAAAAAACCATTTGTATTAAGAATTGATCCGGAGAAACTTAAGGCTCTGGAGAAATGGGCTGCCGATGAGTTTCGCAGCACAAATGGTCAGATCGAATATATACTTGATCAGGCGCTGAAAAAAGCAGGAAGATTAAAAATTAAGTCAGAGAACACTAAAGTTGAAGAAGATGATAAAACCAGTTAA
- the tmk gene encoding dTMP kinase, whose translation MKLFVIEGVDGAGKSTQIKMLHNFFAEKGYKCEYLHFPRTDDPYFGELIARFLRGEFGTLNEVDPYLVAMLYAGDRKDASEIIRNWLKEGKIVLLDRYTYSNIAYQCAKINDVKAQVKLMKWILSLEFSHFAIPKPDLNIFLDVPFEFTERKLLNARTGDDRSYLNGTRDIHEESLIFQKNVRDIYFRVAQDDDRLALVDCGTKDGKMLSPPEIFNLIVKILKYRNFV comes from the coding sequence ATGAAGCTTTTTGTTATAGAGGGAGTTGATGGTGCAGGGAAATCAACACAGATTAAAATGTTGCATAACTTTTTTGCAGAGAAAGGCTACAAATGCGAATATTTGCACTTTCCAAGAACAGACGACCCCTATTTCGGTGAGCTGATTGCAAGGTTTCTGAGAGGTGAATTTGGTACTCTTAATGAAGTAGATCCATATCTGGTGGCAATGCTTTATGCCGGCGACAGAAAAGATGCCTCAGAGATTATCCGAAACTGGCTTAAGGAAGGAAAAATAGTACTGCTCGACAGGTATACATATTCAAACATAGCATACCAGTGCGCAAAGATCAATGATGTTAAAGCTCAGGTGAAGCTAATGAAATGGATCCTTTCGCTGGAATTCAGCCACTTTGCCATTCCAAAACCAGATCTTAATATTTTTCTTGATGTTCCGTTCGAATTCACTGAGAGAAAACTGCTTAATGCAAGAACTGGTGATGACAGGAGTTACCTGAACGGCACACGCGACATTCATGAGGAGAGTCTGATATTTCAGAAAAACGTGAGGGATATTTATTTCAGGGTTGCACAGGATGACGACAGACTTGCATTAGTAGATTGCGGCACAAAAGACGGAAAGATGCTCTCTCCGCCCGAGATCTTCAATCTTATTGTTAAAATATTGAAATACAGAAACTTTGTCTAG
- a CDS encoding SPFH domain-containing protein, with protein MKQEFTIKPISGYLALLTAILFLGGAIAGFIFNLIWLGIALSILFVFTILGFKVVNPNSSCVMVLFGAYKGTIRENGFFWVNPFFITRHLSLRARNFNGEPIKVNDKIGNPIKIGLVLVWRVSDTFKAVFDVDDFQHFVLVQSDAALRKLAGLYPYDNFEDHDAVIALRSGGEEVNNELEKEIRERLQICGIEVIEARINYIAYAEEIANAMLRRQQATAVVAARFKIVEGAVSMVEMALEQLSTKNIVNLDEEKKAAMVSNLMVVLCGDKDATPIVNTGTLHN; from the coding sequence ATGAAACAAGAATTTACAATCAAACCGATTTCAGGTTATCTGGCTTTGCTGACAGCAATATTGTTTCTCGGCGGAGCTATTGCCGGATTTATTTTCAATTTAATCTGGCTTGGTATTGCACTCTCAATCCTTTTTGTTTTTACTATTTTGGGATTTAAGGTTGTTAATCCGAACAGTTCATGTGTTATGGTTCTTTTTGGTGCCTATAAGGGCACTATAAGGGAAAATGGATTTTTCTGGGTGAATCCTTTTTTTATCACGAGACATCTGTCTCTCAGAGCCCGTAACTTTAACGGTGAGCCAATTAAGGTGAACGATAAAATCGGGAACCCCATTAAGATTGGATTAGTGCTTGTATGGAGAGTATCAGATACATTCAAAGCTGTTTTTGATGTTGATGATTTTCAGCATTTTGTGCTTGTTCAGAGCGACGCTGCCCTGAGAAAACTAGCAGGTCTTTATCCTTACGATAACTTTGAGGACCATGATGCAGTTATTGCTCTCAGGAGCGGAGGAGAAGAAGTAAATAATGAACTTGAAAAAGAGATCAGGGAACGACTTCAGATCTGCGGTATTGAGGTTATCGAAGCCAGGATCAACTATATTGCATATGCTGAGGAAATTGCAAACGCAATGCTTCGCAGGCAGCAGGCCACTGCCGTTGTAGCTGCCAGATTTAAAATTGTTGAAGGTGCTGTATCGATGGTTGAGATGGCTCTTGAGCAACTTTCAACAAAGAATATTGTTAATCTTGATGAGGAGAAAAAGGCTGCAATGGTGAGTAATCTTATGGTGGTACTGTGCGGAGACAAAGATGCTACTCCAATAGTAAATACAGGCACTTTGCATAACTGA
- the folP gene encoding dihydropteroate synthase, which yields MQDKPRYINSGGKLIDLDTPKVMGILNITPDSFYKGSRYNSDSAILKKASEMLEEGADIIDIGGYSSRPGAAIVTEEEESKRVLKAVKLVSSEFPGAIISVDTFRSGIACRAVEDNGAHIINDISGGEADLEMFGIVAKLNVPYVIMHMQGNPRTMQDNPVYDDVVADILRWFGDRIYKLRILGVKDIIIDPGFGFGKTADHNFEMLRRLNEFSVAGLPVMVGVSRKSMIWKTLGISAEEALNGTTALNALAVANGADILRVHDVKEAVQVVKLVRRSPKTED from the coding sequence TTGCAGGACAAACCACGATATATAAATTCCGGAGGAAAACTGATTGACCTTGACACTCCAAAAGTGATGGGGATTCTGAATATAACTCCTGACTCTTTCTATAAGGGAAGCCGATATAATTCCGACTCTGCGATTTTAAAGAAAGCTTCTGAAATGCTTGAAGAAGGTGCAGATATTATTGATATTGGAGGTTATTCTTCCCGGCCGGGTGCGGCTATTGTTACTGAGGAGGAGGAGAGCAAGAGGGTGCTGAAAGCAGTGAAACTGGTATCCTCTGAATTTCCCGGAGCAATAATCTCGGTTGATACATTCCGATCGGGTATAGCCTGCAGAGCTGTGGAAGATAATGGAGCTCACATTATAAACGATATTTCAGGCGGTGAAGCCGATTTAGAGATGTTTGGTATCGTTGCAAAACTCAATGTTCCCTATGTTATAATGCATATGCAGGGTAATCCTCGTACTATGCAGGATAATCCTGTATACGATGATGTGGTGGCAGATATACTCAGATGGTTTGGCGACAGGATCTACAAACTCAGGATACTTGGTGTAAAGGATATTATCATTGATCCCGGATTTGGATTTGGCAAGACAGCAGATCATAATTTTGAGATGCTGCGACGGCTTAATGAATTTTCTGTGGCAGGACTACCCGTAATGGTTGGTGTTTCGCGTAAATCGATGATCTGGAAAACACTCGGTATTTCAGCTGAAGAGGCATTGAATGGTACCACAGCACTCAATGCATTAGCTGTAGCCAATGGTGCTGATATACTGAGAGTTCATGATGTTAAGGAAGCAGTTCAGGTGGTGAAACTTGTTAGAAGAAGTCCGAAGACCGAAGACTGA